One Cryptococcus decagattii chromosome 9, complete sequence DNA window includes the following coding sequences:
- a CDS encoding mannose-6-phosphate isomerase, class I, which translates to MSSSNIPKIERLSCVPNDYPWGEIGNDSLAARLASKNGAVSFDLRPEQAYAELWMGTHPNNPAHLFLSPDTLLSTHLKKNPSLLGAANRFSPPFTGAKGSGTEGQEEGHVPFLFKVLTCKQALPLQIHPDKNLAKKLHEENPEQFGDINHKPEIAICLSDRFLGFASFRPYENIVSLLKSVEETSLLPSSLQESVKSFISAPSAETLQPTWEGFIKLGDNEESIKKFSDRVLSQGPKAFGDVHIEDEDKNRLVRAVELGKKYNPGDAGLFSSLLFLNLVELKKGQGMYVGADGPHAWLEGEIVELMAISDNVLNVGFTAGDSKDDPSLVAKAVTYTPKAIKDLLLDASQYSKSQNGRTTVYSTPFEEFSIMKIAGDEVLSPLDGAGVAVVLEGEWTVEDQEGTKRGGEGADGEGGEGTIWFIGSAAETKWTAKGGKGEIWIAFYDKTAKKDDVGKK; encoded by the exons ATGTCATCTAGCAACATACCAAAGATTGAAAGGCTTAGCTGTGTCCCTAACGATTACCCCT GGGGGGAGATCGGCAATGACAGTTTGGCTGCTCGTCTAGCCTCAAAGAACGGTGCCGTCTCGTTCGACCTCAGGCCTGAACAGGCCTATGCCGAGCTGTGGATGGGTACCCACCCAAATAACCCTGCCCACTTATTTTTGTCCCCCGATACTCTCCTTTCTACCCACCTCAAAAAGAACCCTTCGTTACTCGGCGCTGCCAATCGATTTTCTCCTCCCTTCACCGGGGCAAAGGGCTCTGGCACGGAGgggcaggaagaaggacaTGTGCCTTTTTTGTTCAAGGTTTTGACCTGCAAGCAAGCTCTTCCATTACAAATTCACCCCGATAAAAATTTGGCCAAGAAGTTACACGAAGAGAACCCTGAACAGTTTGGCGA TATAAACCATAAGCCGGAAATCGCTATCTGCCTATCCGACCGTTTCCTCGGATTTGCTTCCTTCCGCCCATACGAGAACATTGTTTCGCTCCTCAAAAGTGTCGAAGAaacttctcttcttccctcttccctccagGAGTCCGTTAAATCATTCATTTCTGCCCCCTCCGCCGAAACTCTTCAACCTACTTGGGAAGGGTTCATTAAGCTGGGAGACAACGAGGAATCTATCAAGAAATTTTCGGATCGCGTACTTAGCCAAGGGCCCAAGGCTTTCGGCGATGTGCACATTGAAGACGAGGACAAAAACAGGTTGGTGCGAGCTGTTGAGTTGGGAAAAAAGTACAACCCTGGAGATGCGGGGTTGTTCTCTAGTTT GCTCTTTTTAAATCTTGTAGAGCTTAAAAAGGGTCAAGGTATGTACGTCGGCGCGGATGGCCCCCATGCTTGGCTCGAAGGTG AAATTGTCGAGCTTATGGCCATTAGCGACAATGTCCTCAATGTTGGCTTCACCGCCGGCGACTCCAAGGACGACCCTTCTTTGGTTGCCAAGGCGGTAACTTATACTCCTAAAGCTATTAAGGACCTCCTGTTGGATGCCTCCCAATACTCCAAGTCTCAAAATGGAAGGACAACGGTCTATTCTACTCCTTTTGAGGAGTTCTCTATCATGAAGATTGCAGGAGATGAAGTCTTGTCTCCTTTGGATGGAGCCGGAGTGGCGGTTGTCCTCGAAGGAGAGTGGACGGTCGAAGACCAAGAAGGGACAAAGCGAGGGGGGGAGGGTGCGGATGGCGAGGGAGGCGAGGGCACTATTTGGTTTATTGGTTCTGCGGCGGAGACTAAGTGGACTGCAAAGGGcggcaagggcgagatCTGGATTGCTTTCTACGACAAGACTGCCAAGAAGGACGATGTTGGAAAGAAGTAG